AATTACGGTTGGGAGCCCTGAGATGATCGAAGTCCATGATCTGCACAAGACCTTCAAGGCCAAGTCGGGCCCGGTGCACGCCGTGCGCGGCGTCGGCTTCGCCGCCCGCGACGGCGAGATCACCGGCCTGCTCGGCCCCAACGGCGCCGGCAAGACCACCACCCTGCGGATGCTGTACACGCTGATGGCGCCCGACCGCGGCTCGGTGCGCGTCGACGGCCTGGACGTGGCCACAGACGCCACCGCGGTGCGCCGCAACCTGGGCGTGCTGCCCGACGCGCGTGGCGTCTACAAGCGCCTGACCGCGCGCGAGAACATCGCCTACTTCGGCCGCCTGCACGGGCTCGACGAGGCCACGATCGCGGCGCGCATCGACTCGATGTCGCGCACGCTGGGCATGGAGGACTTCCTCGACCGCCGCACCGAGGGCTTCTCGCAGGGCCAGCGCACCAAGACCGCGATCGCGCGCGCGCTGGTGCATGCGCCGCGCAACGTGATCCTCGACGAGCCGACCAACGGCCTGGACGTGATGACCACGCGCGGCCTGCGCAGCTTCCTGCAGGAGCTGCGCGCGCAGGGCCACTGCGTGATCTTCAGCAGCCACATCATGCAGGAGGTCGCCGCGCTCTGTGACCGCATCGTGATCATCGCCCAGGGCGAGGTCCGCGCCAGCGGCACGCCCGACGAGCTGCGCGCGCGGTCGGGCGAGGACAACCTCGAGGACGCCTTCGTCAACCTGATCGGCACCGAGGAGGGCCTGTCCGCATGAGACTGTCGAACAACACGCTGTGGACCGTGGCCCGCAAGGAACTGGTCGACCTGTTCCGCGACCGCCGCACGGTGATGCTGGGCCTGCTGATGGGCCCCCTCCTGTTCCCGCTGCTGGTCATCGGCATGAGCACGATGATCGAGAAGCGCGCGCGGACCCAGCTGGAGTCGGTGCTGGAATTGCCGGTGATCGGTGCCGCGCACGCGCCCAGCCTGGTGGCCTTCCTCGGCACCCGCGACATCGAGGCGGTCGATCCGCCCGCGGAGCCCGAACGCGCCCTGCGCGAGCAGGACCACGACGTGGTGCTGCGGATCCCGGAGGCGTTTCCGGAGCAGTGGCGCGGCAGCCGCATGGCGACGGTCGAGATCCTGTACGACTCGTCGCGCCAGGATTCCCGCATCCCGGTCGACCGGGTGCGCGCCGCGGTCGGCGAGTACAGCCAGCAGGTCGGCGCGCTGCGCATGATCAGCCGCGGAATCAGCCCGGAAGCCACGATGGCCGTGCTGCCCGCGCAGCGTGACGTCGCGACGCCCGAGGCAAAGCGCGGGATGTTGCTGGCGATCCTGCCCTACTTCCTGATCCTGAGCGCCTTCCTGGGCGGCGCCTACCTGGTGATCGACGTCACCGCCGGCGAGCGCGAGCGGCAATCGCTCGAACCGCTGCTGGCCACGCCCTCGTCGCGCGCGGCGATCATGAGCGGCAAGATCCTCGCCGCCTGCCTGTTCGGCATGCTCAGCCTGGCGCTGATCCTGGTCGCCTTCCGGCTGAGCTTCGCGCTGGCGCCGGCGTCGATCCAGCTGGTGACCGTCTCCGCGTCGATGATGCTGCAGGTGCTTGCGGTGCTGCTGCCGATGGTGCTGATCGGAACGACCCTGCTGACCCTGATCGCCGCCAGCGTGAAGTCGGTGAAGGAAGCCCAGAGCTACATGAGCATCCTGATGCTGCTGCCGATCCTGCCGACGATCGTGCTGCTGGTGAACCCGATCAAGAACGAGCTGTGGCAGTTCGCGGTGCCGTTCCTGGGCCAGAACCAGATGCTGCTGAAGATCGTGCGCAGCGAGTGGATCTCGCCGCTCGAGTGGGCGACCTACCTGGGTGCCGGCTTCGGCCTCGGCATGCTGCTGTGGCTGATGGCGGCGCGGCTGTACCACCGCGAGAAGCTGGCGATCTCGGCCTGAGCCAGGATCGCGGGACATGAAAAAGCCCGGCCAGTGGCCGGGCTTTTTCGTTGGCGGCAGAAGCGCCGCCGCGCGCCGTCAGCCGCCGGGGTTGAAGGCGATGGTGCGGCGCGTGGTGACCGCCTGCGCGACCGGCTCGAAGCGCCAGCGGCGGACCGCGGCGACGGCCTCGCGGTCGAACACCCGCGGCGGGTCGGCGCGCACCACGCGCGCGTCGCTGACGCTGCCGTCGGGCGCCACGGTGAACTCCACCTGCACCTCGCCCGACTGCGCGGCGCGCAGGGCATCGGCGGGATAGCGCGGTGCCGGCGTGCTGAGCGGACGCAGGGTGGGCGCGGCGGCCGCGGCCGGGGCGGGCGGCGGCGTGGCCGGCTGCTGGGCCTGGCGCTGCTCGGCGGCACGCTGTTCGGCCGCGCGCTGCTCCGCGGCGACGCGCTCGGCTTCGACGCGCGCCGCGGCGTCACGCTCGGCGGTGCGCTGCTGTTCGGCCAGCTGCTCGGCGGCGACGCGCTGCTGGTCGGCCTGGGCCTTTTCGCGTTCGGTTGCGAGCTGGCGCTGGCGTTCGGCTTCCTGTTCGGTGCTGAGCGCCTGCTGCTCGATGCGCTGCTTGACCGCTGCGTCGGCCGTGTCGATCGACGCCTGCAGGCGTTGCAGCGCGGGATGGGTGGCGTCGGCGCGCGCGACCAGCGCCGCCAGGCGGCGCGACTCCTCGAAGTCCTCGCGGTCGCGCGCCTGCTCGGTCGCGATCACCAGCATCGGCATCAGGTCGGTGAGCGCGCTGGCCACGGCCGCATCGCCCGGCGACTTCTCGCGCAGGGCGAGGTAGTACTCCAGCGCGTTGTCCCCGGCCGGGGCGTAGAGCCGGCTTTCGGCATAGGCCGTGCGGCCGCGCTCGCGGAGTTCGTCAGGGCCCAGCGCGGCCAGCGCGTCGGCCTGCGCCGCGGCCTGTTCGGCGGCGGCCTCGGTCGCGTTGGCGCCGGCCGCCGCGGTGCCGGTGGCGGCGGCGTCCGGCTGTGCCGGCGCGTCGTCCTTGCCGCAGGCCGCGATCGCGATGACCAGCGCCGCGGCGAGCGCAACGCGCGGCAGTCCCCGCCACGCGGAAGCTTGGTTGTTCAGCAACATCGATGTGTACTCCCCCTGGAGTGCGGAACCGCACGTGTGCCTAGGACGCGATACGCGGCGCTGTTTGTCAACACCCGTCACGTTGTCCAGGCGCTTATTTTCCGATGCAGAAGCTGGAAAAGATGTGGCCGAGCAGCGCATCGGCATCGACCCGGCCGGTGATATCGCCCAAAGCGTGATGCGCGTCACGGAGCGACTCGGCCGCCAGATCCAGCGCCTCGACCTCCAGCGCGTGCGCCGCGTCGTCCAGGGCAAGGGCGGCGCGCCGCAGCGCGTCCACGTGGCGCGCGCGCGCGGTGAACTCGCCGTCGCCCGCGGCGTCGCCCATGACCAGCG
The sequence above is a segment of the Luteimonas sp. MC1750 genome. Coding sequences within it:
- a CDS encoding ABC transporter permease, encoding MRLSNNTLWTVARKELVDLFRDRRTVMLGLLMGPLLFPLLVIGMSTMIEKRARTQLESVLELPVIGAAHAPSLVAFLGTRDIEAVDPPAEPERALREQDHDVVLRIPEAFPEQWRGSRMATVEILYDSSRQDSRIPVDRVRAAVGEYSQQVGALRMISRGISPEATMAVLPAQRDVATPEAKRGMLLAILPYFLILSAFLGGAYLVIDVTAGERERQSLEPLLATPSSRAAIMSGKILAACLFGMLSLALILVAFRLSFALAPASIQLVTVSASMMLQVLAVLLPMVLIGTTLLTLIAASVKSVKEAQSYMSILMLLPILPTIVLLVNPIKNELWQFAVPFLGQNQMLLKIVRSEWISPLEWATYLGAGFGLGMLLWLMAARLYHREKLAISA
- a CDS encoding energy transducer TonB, with protein sequence MLLNNQASAWRGLPRVALAAALVIAIAACGKDDAPAQPDAAATGTAAAGANATEAAAEQAAAQADALAALGPDELRERGRTAYAESRLYAPAGDNALEYYLALREKSPGDAAVASALTDLMPMLVIATEQARDREDFEESRRLAALVARADATHPALQRLQASIDTADAAVKQRIEQQALSTEQEAERQRQLATEREKAQADQQRVAAEQLAEQQRTAERDAAARVEAERVAAEQRAAEQRAAEQRQAQQPATPPPAPAAAAAPTLRPLSTPAPRYPADALRAAQSGEVQVEFTVAPDGSVSDARVVRADPPRVFDREAVAAVRRWRFEPVAQAVTTRRTIAFNPGG
- a CDS encoding ATP-binding cassette domain-containing protein yields the protein MIEVHDLHKTFKAKSGPVHAVRGVGFAARDGEITGLLGPNGAGKTTTLRMLYTLMAPDRGSVRVDGLDVATDATAVRRNLGVLPDARGVYKRLTARENIAYFGRLHGLDEATIAARIDSMSRTLGMEDFLDRRTEGFSQGQRTKTAIARALVHAPRNVILDEPTNGLDVMTTRGLRSFLQELRAQGHCVIFSSHIMQEVAALCDRIVIIAQGEVRASGTPDELRARSGEDNLEDAFVNLIGTEEGLSA